The genome window ACCAACATTTGCATCAGGAGAACGAGGCGAAGCGGACTTTATAGGAGGCTTCACGATGTCGATCAGACCTGTCAAGCGGATCATCCAGGCTCAACCCACGCTCGAAGGGGCCGGAGTGCACTTGCGCCGGGCGTTCGGGTTCGGGCAGACGGAGGAGTTCGATCCGTTCTTGCTGTTGGATGATTTCCGGAATGAGAATCCCGCCGACTACCTTGCGGGTTTTCCATGGCATCCGCATCGGGGAATTGAGACTATTACGTACGTCCTCGCAGGGGAGGTCAACCACGGGGACAGTCTGGGGAACAAGGGGAAGCTGGGCGCAGGCGATATCCAATGGATGACGGCGGGAAGCGGAATCCTCCATCAGGAAATGCCCCGTGGAGATCCGCACGGGCGGATGCACGGATTTCAGTTATGGGCGAACCTTCCTTCGTCGCTGAAAATGACGCGGCCGCGTTATCAGGATATTTCATCCGGGGAAATTCCGGAGGTGACGGACGACGATGGTACCAGGGCCCGGATTATTTCCGGAGATTTCTGGGGAAAGACAGGCCCGGTGGAGGGTGTCGCAGCGGATCCCCGGTATCTCGACATCGCGGTTCCCCCGGGGAAGTCGAAAACACTCCCCGTGGAGACGACACGCCACGCGTTCGCGTACGTTTTTGAAGGCGACGGCAGGTTCGCTTCGGCCTCGAAGCCGCAGCCGGTGAGAACAGATCGCGTCGGCTCGACGGGCGGCGAGGTCTACGAAATGGCTGGAAATCGATCTCTCGTGCTCTTCGACAGGGGCGACGAGGTAACGGTTCAAGCCGGCGAGAAGGGTATCAGATTCTTGCTGGTGTCCGGCCAGCCGCTCGAGGAGCCTGTCGCCTGGCGCGGTCCCATCGTGATGAATACGCAGGAGGAGCTGCGTCAGGCCTATGCCGAGCTCCAGAACGGAACGTTTATCAAGAGTCGATGATCACGGTCTTGGAAATCAACCAATAGAAAGGAGAATGCGCCATGGATGACGGGCAGGTACTGAAACACATCAAGGATTTAACCGACGAGGAGGAACGCCTTTACACACGGGAAAACCTCAGCGACAAGGAAGTGCGCCGGCTCCAACAGATGAAGGTCGAGTTGGATCAGTGCTGGGACCTTCTCCGCCAGAGGCAAGCCCTGCGATCAGCGGGCAAGAACCCCGATGACGCGAGGGTTCGCCCTCCCGATATCGTCGAAAACTATGAGCAGTAGGGCAGGCCGGGAATGAAGAGATCGGAGAAGCAGGGGTGATCGGTCAAACGGTATCCCACTATAAGATCCTGGAGAAGCTCGGGGAGGGCGGAATGGGCGTGGTCTACAAGGCCCACGACACGAAGCTCGACCGCGTTATCGCGTTGAAATTCCTGCCGTCTCATCTCGCGGACTCTGAACAGGATAAGGCGCGGTTCCTGTTGGAAGCGCAGGCCGCCGCCTCGTTGAATCATCCGAACGTCTGTTCGGTCATCGACATTCAAACCGCCGACGATCAGCACTTCATCGTCATGGAGTACCTGACGGGGGAGAATCTCAAGAAGAAAATCAAAAAGGGCGCGCTGAGCGTCGACCAGATCGTCGAAATCGGAGCCGGCATCGCCCAGGGGCTCAACGCCGCGCACGAGAAGGATATTATCCATCGGGATATCAAATCGGATAATATCATGATCGGTTCCGACGGGCAGATCAAGATCATGGACTTCGGGCTCGCCAAGCTTCGCGGGAGAGCGGACCTGACGAAGGCGGGCAGTACGGTGGGCACTGCGGCGTATATGTCGCCCGAACAGATTCAGGGGATGGACGTCGACCGGCGGACCGACATCTGGGCGTTCGGAGTGGTCTTCTATGAGATGATCGCGGGACAGC of Bacteroidota bacterium contains these proteins:
- a CDS encoding pirin family protein, which codes for MSIRPVKRIIQAQPTLEGAGVHLRRAFGFGQTEEFDPFLLLDDFRNENPADYLAGFPWHPHRGIETITYVLAGEVNHGDSLGNKGKLGAGDIQWMTAGSGILHQEMPRGDPHGRMHGFQLWANLPSSLKMTRPRYQDISSGEIPEVTDDDGTRARIISGDFWGKTGPVEGVAADPRYLDIAVPPGKSKTLPVETTRHAFAYVFEGDGRFASASKPQPVRTDRVGSTGGEVYEMAGNRSLVLFDRGDEVTVQAGEKGIRFLLVSGQPLEEPVAWRGPIVMNTQEELRQAYAELQNGTFIKSR
- a CDS encoding DUF2630 family protein yields the protein MDDGQVLKHIKDLTDEEERLYTRENLSDKEVRRLQQMKVELDQCWDLLRQRQALRSAGKNPDDARVRPPDIVENYEQ